Genomic segment of Streptomyces alboniger:
GATCTTCAGCAACGACGTGGAGGGCGCCGGCATCACCGCCTCACAGCTTTACGTCGCCGCGATGATCGCCGCGGGCGTCATGTCGACCAGCTTCCAGTCCCTCGGCATCTCGATCGCGATCGAGCGGGACGAGAAGGTCCTGCGCCGGCTGCGCGGAACGCCAATGCCCCCGGCCGCGTACTTTCTCGGGAAAATCTGGCTCGTTCTGGTCACCGGGCTCCTGGAGACGGCGCTCCTGCTGCTCGCCGGTGTGAGCCTTTTCGATGTCGACCTGCCCACGCGCGTGGGCGAGTGGTTCACCTTCGGCTGGATCTTCGTGCTCGGCCTCACCGGCTGCGCGCTGCTCGGCATCGCGATCAGCAGCGTCCCGAGGTCGGGCCGGAGCGCGACCTCCGTCGTCGTACTGCCGTTCCTGGTACTTCAGTTCATCTCCGGCGTCTACATCGCCATCGACACCATCCCCGAGTGGATGCTGAACATCAGCGCCCTCTTCCCCCTGAAATGGATGTGCCAGGGCTTTCGCGGGGTGTTCCTGCCGGAGTCGGCCGCCGTCCTGGAACAGGCGGGAAGTTGGGAGTACGGGCGGATCGCCCTGGTGCTCGGCGCCTGGTGCGTCGGAGGATTGGTGCTGTGTCTGCTGACCTTCCGGTGGAAGAACCGGCGCGACGGATGAGCGAGGGGGTGGGCCTCGGCGGCGTCGAGCCCGCCCCGCCCCGCGACTCCGAGGTCTGGGCGCGCACCTTCCGGCTCTGGGACTCCTATTTCGCCGTGGTGTGGGTGGCCACCGTGATCTTCGTGCTCGGCACGGCCCGCCCGGAGTGGCCCGTGCGGCTGACGGCCCTGGTGCTGCTCGTCCTGCTCGTGCCCTGGTACGTCGCCTTCGGGCGCTCCGTCCTGATGAGCGAGGGCGCCGACGAGCGGCGGGCGCTCGGCTACGTCGCGGGGACGGTTCTGCTGTTCCTGCCGTCGGGCGTGCTGGTCGGCGAGACCCGGCTGATGACCTTCGCGCTGATCCCGCAGTGCTTCATGGCGCTGCGGATGCGGCGGGCGCTGGCCGTGGTCGCCATCATCAACCTCGCGCCGGTGGCGGGCTGGGCGGTGCTCTGGCGGCCCCTGCCTCGGGACGTCTTCTACAACTCCGTGTTCGCCGTGGTCACCCTGGTCTTCTCGGCCGCCATCGGCATCTGGGTCATCCGCGTCATCGAGCAGAGCGACGAACGGGCCGAGCTGATCGCCCAGTTGGACGCCAGCCGCGAGGAGGTAGCCCGGCTCTCCGCGGACCGGGGCGCGCTCGCCGAGCGGGAGCGGATGTCACGGGAGATCCATGACACCCTCGCGCAGGGCTTCACGAGCGTGCTGATGCTCGTCCAGGCCGTCGACGCCGAGCTGGAGCGGGACGTCCCCGCCGCCCGCCGCCATCTGGGCCTGATGGAGGCCACGGCGCGGCAGAACCTGGCCGAGGCGCGGGCCCTGGTCGCCGGGGGCGCCCCCGCGGACCTCGACGGCGGCGGGCCGCTGCCGGACGCGCTGCGCCGCCTGGCCGCCCGCCACGACGCAGCGTTCTCGGTCACCGGTGACGTACGACCGCTGCCGCCGGGCCTGGAGGTGGTCGCCCTGCGCTCCTGCCAGGAGGCCCTCGCCAACGTCCGCAAGCACGCGGGTCCGGGCGCCACGGCCACCGTCGGCCTTGCGTACGCGCGGGACGCGCTCAGCCTGGAGGTGCGCGACGGGGGGCGCGGCTTCGACCCCGGCGTTCCGCATCGGGGGTACGGCCTGCGAGGGTTGCGGGCGCGGGCCGCGGAGGTCAGGGGCACCGCCGAGGTCGTCAGCGGCCCCGGCGAGGGCACCACCGTCACCGTCCTGCTCCCCGCCCCCGAGAGGAGCCTGCGATGAGCGGCCCCATCCGCGTCGTCCTCGCAGACGACCACCCCGTCGTGCGCGAGGGCCTGCGTGCCATGCTCAGCGCCGAGGCCGACGTGGAGGTCGTCGCGGAGGCGTCGAGCGGCCCGCGCGCGGAGGCCCTTGCGGCCGAACTGCGCCCCGACATCGTCCTGATGGACCTGCGGATGCCGGGTGGGGGCGGCGCCGACTCGATCGAGCGGATGGCGGCCGCGGGGCTGGTGTGCCGGGTCATCGTGCTCACGACGTACGAGACGGACCGCGACATCCTGCGTGCCGTGGAGGCGGGCGCCGCGGGCTATCTCCTGAAGGATCTGGCCCGCGGCGAACTCGCCGAAGCGGTGCGGGCGGCGGCCCGCGGCGAGACCGTTCTCGCGCCGTCCGTCGCCGCCCGCCTCGTGGACCAGCTGCGCACCAGGCCCGAGCGGCCTCGGCTGTCCGAGCGCGAGGTGGCGGTCCTCCGGCTGGTCGCCGACGGCTGTACGAACGTGGAGATCGGGCGCCGACTCCATGTCGCCGAGTCGACGGTGAAGACGCATCTGCTGCGCATCTTCGGGAAGCTGGGGGTGTCGGACCGCACGGCGGCGGTGACGCACGCGTTGCGCCTTGGCCTACTGGACTGAGCCCCCCGGGGGAGGGCGGGGCCGCGGGGCTCTGCCTCGGGCCCCCGCTCCTCGATCGCCGGGGGAGCGATCAGCTGATCAGGGCGCCAGCTTGCCCGTCAGGACGGCGACGATCTCGTCGACCGCGACCGGCTCCTGCTCTCCGGTCCCCATGTCCTTGAGCTGCACGACGCCCTCGGCGAGATCCCGCTCACCGGCGACGACGGTGAACCGCGCGCCGCTGCGGTTGGCGTTCTTCATCGCTCCCTTGAGCCCCTTCCCGCCGTACGAGAAGTCCGCCGCGATCCCCGCCCTGCGCAGCTCCGTCACCTTGGCGAAGAGCACGCGGCGCGCCTCGTCGCCGAGCGGGACCGCGAAGACGCTGGTGAGCGAGGGCAGTTCGAGCTCGACGCCCTCCGCCTCCAGGGCGAGCACCGTGCGGTCCACGCCGAGCGCCCAGCCGACCGACGGCAGCGAGGGGCCGCCGATCATCTCGGACAGGCCGTCGTAGCGACCGCCGCCGCCGACCGCGGACTGCGAGCCGAGGCCGTCGTGGACGAACTCGAAGGTCGTGCGGGTGTAGTAGTCCAGACCGCGGACCAGCTTCTGGTCGTCCTCGAAGGCGACGCCCGCCGCCGTGATCAGCTCGCGGACCTGCTCGTGGTACGCCTTGCACGCGTCGCACAGGTAGTCGCGCAGCGAGGGCGCGCCCACGAGCTGCTTCTGGACGTCGGCGCGCTTGTCGTCGAGGACCCGCAGCGGATTGATGTCGATACGTCGACGAGTCTCCTCGTCCAGGTCGAGGCCGCGCAGGAAGTCCTGGAGCGCGGCCCGGTAGACGGGACGGCACTCCTTGTCACCCAGCGAGTTCAGCAGGATGCGGAAGTTCCGCAGGCCCAGCGCGCGGTACGCCTGGTCGGCCAGGATGATCAGCTCGGCGTCGAGCGCCGGGTCCTCGGCACCGATCGCCTCGGCGCCCACCTGCGAGAAGTGCCTGTAGCGGCCCTTCTGGGGGCGCTCGTAGCGGTAGTACGAGCCGGAGTACCAGAGCTTGACCGGGAGGTTGCCCGCCTTGTGCAGGCTGCCCTCCAGCGCGGCGCGCAGTACGGAGGCGGTGCCTTCGGGGCGCAGCGCGAGCTTGTCGCCGCCCTTGGTCTCGAAGGCGTACATCTCCTTGGTGACGATGTCGGTGGACTCACCGACACCGCGCGCGAACAGCTCGACGTTCTCAAAACCGGGCGTCTCGACGTAGCCGTAGCCGGAGTTGCGCAGCGGCGCGGCGATCGCCTCGCGGACCGCGAGGTACTTCGCGGAGTCGGGCGGAAGCAGGTCGTAGGTGCCCTTGGGGGCCTTGAAGGTGCTCACGGGAGTTCTCTCGTCACATTCCTCGTCGCGGGGCGGACATGGGGTCCGCGCCCAGGCCGGAGGCCACCTGCCGCAGATACGGGTTGGTGGCGCGCTCCTGGCCGATGGATGTCTGGGGGCCGTGGCCGGACAGCACCACGGTCGAGTCGTCGAGCGGCAGGCACACGCGGGCCAGCGACTGGAGGATCTCGGTGTGGCTGCCGCCGGGCAGGTCGGTGCGTCCGATGGAGCCGGCGAAGAGCAGATCGCCCGAGAAGAAGACCGAGGGGATCTCGGCCGTCTCGGGCATCTGGAAGGTCACCGACCCCTTCGTATGGCCCGGCGCGTGCGCGACGGAGAAGTCGAGGCCGGCCAGCTTCAGCTCGGCGCCGTCGGTCAGCTCCCGCATGTCGTCGGGCTCCCCCACCGTCAGCTCGCCCATGAGCGGCATCCCGATGGAGCGGCCGAGGGCCTTCTCCGGGTCGCTCATCATGTACCGGTCGGAGGGGTGGATCCACGCGGGTACGTCGTGCGCTCCGCAGACCGGGACGACCGAGGCGACGTGGTCGATGTGGCCGTGGGTGAGGATGACGGCGACGGGCTTGAGCCGATGCTTCTTGAGTGCGTCCTCGACTCCCTGGGCCGCCTGGTGGCCCGGGTCGATGATCACGCACTCCTCGCCTGCGGCGGGGGCGACCAGATAGCAATTGGTCCCCCAGGCCCCGGCGGGGAACCCGGCAATGAGCACGATCGTCCTTCGTTCGTCGTCCGGCGGGAGGGCCGCAGCCCCCCGGCGGGGGATCGCGGCAGATCAGAGCCTACCGGCGCTGCCGATTCCACAGGTAACCCATATACGGTACGGGGCACCTTCAGGCGGTCCCGGAAAAGGTCCGGGGCATGTCCGGGGGAACAGGAGAAGGGGAGAAAACCCGGTGGTCAGCAACGATCAGCGGCGGCGGCAGCTCGCCCGGGAGAAGTTCGAGCGTCAGCAGCAGCGGCGGGAGGCGGCGCGGCGCAAGGCCCGGCTGCGCAACGGCGTGATCGCGGGGACGCTCGCGGTGGTGGTGGCGGGCGGCGCGGTGTCGTACGCGGCGGGCGCCTTCGACGGCGACGGCACGACGAAGGACGACGCGGCCGCGCGGCCCACCAGCACGCCGAAGGACCCCTGCGAGAAGGCGGCGCCCGGCAAGGTGAAGCCGCTGAGCTTCAAGAAGGAGCCGGCGCTCACCATCGACAAGTCGGCCGATTACGCGATGAACCTGAAGACGACGTGCGGCGAGATCGGCCTCGACCTGGACGCGGCGAAGGCCCCGCGCACCGTCAACTCGTTCAACTTCCTGGTGAACAAGGGCTACCTGGACCACACCACGTGCCACCGCCTCACCACCGGCGGCATCTACGTCCTCCAGTGCGGCGACCCGAAGGGCACCGGCGAGGGCGGGCCCGGCTACTCGATCCCGGACGAGAACCTGAAGGACAAGCGCCTGAAGGGGAACGTGTATCCGGCGGGGACGGTCGCCATGGCGAACCAGTACAACGCCCGGAAGAAGAAGGGCCGCGACACCGGCGGCAGCCAGTTCTTCCTCGTCTACCAGGACAGTCAGCTCCCACCCGACTACACACCGTTCGGGACCATTTCCGATTCCGGGATGAAGGTGCTCAAGAAGATCGCGGCCGCCGGGGAGAGCTCCGGGCAGGGCGACGGCGCCCCGAACGCGACCGTCGTCATCGACAAGGCCACCGTGACCAAAACCTGAGCCCGCCAGGCAAACTTCGGTCGTGCGGGATGCGGACAGCCGCCCCGCCGGTCGCCTATGTTGGCGGTGACGAAACTGTGGACGATGCCGGGGGCCCGACGGCCCTGCGCAGGCATCATGTGGAGGAGGCGCTGTGAGCAGCGACCCGTGGGGCCGCGTCGACGAGACGGGGACCGTGTACGTGCGAACGGCCGACGGCGGCGAGCGAGTGGTCGGTTCGTGGCAGGCAGGATCTCCTGACGAGGCCCTCGCCTACTTCGAGCGCAAGTACGACGGTCTGGTCGTCGAGATCGGACTTCTCGAGCGCCGGGTGAAGACGACGGATCTGTCGGCCAAGGACGCGATGACGGCCGTCGACCACCTGCGCCAGCAGGTCGACGAGGCGCACGCGGTCGGCGATCTGGACGCCCTGAGCAAGCGGCTCGACAAGCTGGTGGAGACCGTCGAGGCCCGCCGCGAGGAGCGCAAGGCCCAGAAGGCCAAGCAGTCCGACGAGGCGCGGCACGCCAAGGAGGCCCTGGTCGTCGAGGCAGAGGAGCTGGCCCAGAGCGAGCAGTGGCGCGTGGCCGGTGAGCGGCTGCGGGCCCTGGTGGACACCTGGAAGGGTCTGCCACGCCTGGACCGCAAGTCGGACGACGAGCTGTGGCACCGCTTCTCGCACGCCCGCTCGGCGTTCTCCAAGCGCCGCAAGGCGCACTTCGCCTCGCTGGACGCGCAGCGCGAGGAGGCCCGCAAGGCCAAGGAGAAGCTGGTCGCCGAGGCCGAGGCGCTGTCGAACTCGACGGACTGGGGCCCGACGTCCGCGCGGTACCGCGAGCTGATGGCCGACTGGAGGGCCGCGGGCCGCGCCCAGCGCGAGCACGAGGACGACCTGTGGAACCGCTTCCGCGGCGCGCAGGACGTCTTCTTCGCCGCGCGCAGCTCGGTCTTCGCGGAGCGCGACGCCGAGCAGGGGGAGAACCTCAAGCTCAAGGAGGAGCTGGCCGACGAGGCCGAGAAGCTCGTCCCGGTGACGGACCTGAAGGCGGCCCGTGCCGCGTTCCGCTCCATCAACGAACGCTGGGAGGCCATCGGCCACGTCCCGCGTGACGCGCGCCCCAAGGTCGAGGGCCGCATGCAGGCCGTGGAGCGGGCGCTCCAGGAGTCCGAGGAAGCCGAGTGGCGCCGCACCAACCCGGAGGCACGGGCTCGGGCCGAAGGCCTGACGGGGCAACTGCAGGCGGCGGTGGACAAGCTGACGGAGCAGATCGAGAAGGCTCGCGCCGCGGGCAACAACGCCAAGGCCGACAAGCTCCAGAAGGAACTTGACGGCCGCCAGGCGCTGCTCGACCAGGCGCTGAAGGGGCTGCACGAGTTCGGCGGCTGAGGTTAGGTTTTCGCTGTCTACGTAGAGGGGCTCCCGTACACCGCGTACGGGAGCCCCTCTACGTAGAAGACCAATTTACGGCCTGCGCGCCGACGTCACCCGGTAGACGTCGTACACCCCTTCCACTCCCCTGACCGCCTTGAGTACATGCCCCAGATGCTTGGGGTCGCCCATCTCGAAGGTGAAGCGGGAGGTGGCGACGCGGTCACGGGAGGTCTGGACCGCCGCCGACAGGATGTTCACGTGCTGGTCCGACAGGATGCGCGTGACGTCCGACAGGAGCCGGGAGCGGTCCAGCGCCTCCACCTGGATGGCGACCAGGAAGACGGAGGACTGGGTGGGCGCCCACTCGACCTCCAGGATCCGCTCGGGCTCGCGCGAGAGCGAGTCGACGTTCACGCAGTCGCTGCGGTGCACCGATACGCCGCTGCCGCGCGTGACGAAGCCGATGATGGGGTCGCCGGGGACGGGTGTACAGCAGCGGGCCAGCTTGACCCACACGTCCTCGACGCCCTTGACCACGACACCCGGGTCGGTGTTGGAGCGGCGCTTGCTGCGCCCGCGCGAGGGCGGCGCGCTCTCGGCGATGTCCTCGTTGGCCGCCTCCTCGCCGCCGAGGGCCTGGACGAGCTTCTGCACGACCGACTGCGCGGTGACGTGGCCCTCGCCGATCGCCGCGTAGAGGGACGAGATGTCGGGGTAGCGCATCTCGTGGGCGAGCGTGACCAGGGAGTCGCCGGTGAGGATCCGCTGGATCGGCAGGTTCTGCTTGCGCATGGCGCGCGCGATGGCGTCCTTGCCCTGCTCGATGGCCTCGTCGCGGCGCTCCTTGGAGAACCACGCGCGGATCTTGTTACGTGCCCGCGGCGACTTGACGAAGCCTAGCCAGTCGCGGGACGGGCCCGCGCCCGCGGCCTTGGAGGTGAAGACCTCCACCAGGTCGCCGTTGTCCAGGGTCGATTCGAGCGGTACGAGCCGGCCGTTGACCCGCGCGCCTATGGTGCGGTGGCCGACCTCGGTGTGCACCGCGTAGGAGAAGTCGACGGGGGTGGCGCCCGCCGGGAGCGCTATGACGTCGCCCTTCGGCGTGAACACGAAGACTTCGTTGCGCGACAGGTCGAAGCGCAGCGATTCCAGGAACTCGCTGGGGTCCTCGGTCTCCTTCTGCCAGTCCAGGAGCTGGCGCAGCCACGCCATGTCGTTGAGGTGGTCGTCCTTGCCGCCGGCCTTCCTCGGCACGTCGGTGCGCACCTTGGAGGCGCCGGCGACGGCCTCCTGCTTGTACTTCCAGTGCGCGGCGATGCCGTACTCGGCGCGGCGGTGCATGTCGAACGTACGGATCTGGAGCTCGACGGGCTTGCCGTTGGGGCCGATGACCGTCGTGTGCAGCGACTGGTACATGTTGAACTTGGGCATCGCGATGTAGTCCTTGAACCGGCCGGGGACCGGGTTCCATCGCGCGTGGACCGTGCCGAGGGCGGCGTAGCAGTCGCGGACCGTGTCGACCAGGACGCGGATGCCCACCAGGTCGTAGATCTCCGCGAAGTCACGGCCGCGGACGATCATCTTCTGGTAGACGCTGTAGTAGTGCTTCGGGCGTCCGGTGACGGTCGCCTTGATGCGGGCGGCCCGCAGGTCGGCCTGGACCTCGTCGGTCACTATGGCGAGGTACTCGTCGCGCTTGGGGGCGCGCTCGGCGACCAGCCGCACGATCTCGTCGTACATCTTGGGGTAGAGGATCGCGAAGGCGAGGTCCTCCAGCTCCCACTTGATGGTGTTCATGCCCAGGCGGTGGGCGAGCGGCGCGTAGATCTCCAGGGTCTCGCGCGCCTTCTTCTCCTGCTTCTCGCGCTTGAGATAGCGCATGGTGCGCATGTTGTGCAGGCGGTCGGCGAGCTTGATGACCAGGACGCGGGGATCCTTGGCCATCGCGACGACCATCTTGCGCACGGTCTCGGCCTGCGCGGCCTCGCCGAACTTGACCTTGTCGAGCTTGGTGACGCCGTCGACGAGCAGGGCGACCTGGTCGCCGAAGTCGCGCTTGAGGGTGTCCAGGCCGTATTCGGTGTCCTCGACCGTGTCGTGCAGGAGACCGGCCATCAGGGTGGCCGGATCCATGCCCAGCTCGGCGAGGATGGTCGTCACGGCGAGCGGGTGCGTGATGTACGGATCGCCGCTCTTGCGCTTCTGGCCGCGGTGCCAGCGCTCGGCGACCTGGTAGGCCCGCTCGATCTGGCGGAGCGTGGACGTCTCGATCTTCGGGTCGTTGCTGCGCACTATCCGCAGCAGGGGCTCCAGGACCGGGTTGTACGGGTTCGATCGCTGGACGCCGAGCCGGGCGAGGCGGGCCCGCACACGGTTGGAGGAGCCGGAGCGTCCCGGCTGGCCCGTGGCGGGGCGGATCGCGGGAGCCGTCGGGTGGTGGTCCGCGGGCGGCACGGGGCGGGGCTGCTCGGCCGGTTTGTCGCCCCGGGAGACCTCCCCCTGGGCGCGCTGCGCGGACGTGCCGCCCTGCGCGGCCGCTGCCTTCTTCGCGGGCGCGGCGGAGCCCGCCGAGGCCTGCTGAGCCTGCTGGGCGGCCTTGGCGGCGGTGAGTGGCTGGGACTCGTCTGGCAAGAGCGCTCCCTGTGCGCGATCGGGGTCCCCCGGACAGGCCCCGAAGTACCCATGGTATCGATCCTGGGGCCTGGGCTCGCCTGCGGCCGGTGGGACGCCTCTGTACTGGAGAAACGCGAGGGGCGGCGCGTCGATTCCCCCGCGCGTCCCCCGCTTGCCCTCCGCATGCCCTCCGCGTGTCCTGAAGACGGCGACGGGCGCCCCGGCCGGTGCCGGGACGCCCGTCGTCCTGTCCTGCGAGCCGTCTCAGACGGTGATCAGCGCCTCGAGCGGCGCCCCGTCCAGGGCCTGCTCCAGCTTCCGCCGGCCCCCCAGGAAGCCCAGCTCCATGAGGACCGCGACCCCGGCGACCTCGGCGCCCGAGCGCCGGATCAGGTCCAGCGAGGCCCCGGCGGTGCCGCCGGTGGCGAGGACGTCGTCGATGACCATGACGCGGTCGCCCGCGGCCAGGTCCTCGGCGTGCACCTCGATCTCGGCGCTGCCGTACTCCAGGTCGTAGCTCTGCCGCAGCGTCGCCCCGGGTAGCTTGCCCGCCTTGCGTACGGGAATGAAGCCGAGCCCGGCGCGGAGCGCGACCGGGGCGCCGAGGATGAAGCCGCGGGCCTCCAGGCCGACGATCTTCGTGGCGCCGTGCCGCGTGCTGAGGGCGGCCAGCGTGTCCGTGAGCGCCGCGAACGCGGCCGGGTCGGCCAGAAGCGGGGTGATGTCCTTGAACATCACACCCGGCTTCGGGTAGTCCGGCACGTCACGGATGCGGCTGAGCAGTAGCTCGGAGACGCCTGCGACCTCGGTCATCGGCGCTTCCCCGAAGGCCGGCCCTTGCCGCGGCTGCGGGAGGCGGGCTGGGCTCGCGGGCCGACGACAGCCGGTGTGGCGTCCTCGTCGGGAACGCTGCCCCGCGGCTCGTCCTCACCACGGAAGTCCCCGTCCTCCACCACGTTCCCCCTGGCCGCGGCCGACGCGCGCTTGGCGAGCACCCGCTTCTTGAGGGCCTTCAGCTGCGGCTCGCGCTCCTTGAAGTCGGCGACGAGCGGCGTGGCGATGAAGATCGAGGAGTACGCGCCGGCCGCGAGGCCGACGAACAGCGACAGCGAGATGTCGTTGAGCATGCCGGCGCCCAGGACGCCGCCACCGATGAACAGCAGGCCCGCCACCGGGAGCAGCGCGACGACCGTGGTGTTGATGGAGCGCACCAGGGTGCCGTTGATGCTGCGGTTGGCGACCTCGCTGTAGGTGAAGCGGGTCTGCTTGGTGAGGTCCTTCGACTGCTCCTTCAAGCTGTCGAAGACCACGACCGTGTCGTACAGCGAGTAACCGAGGATGGTCAGCAGACCGATCACCGTGCCCGGCGTGACCTCGAAGCCGACCAGCGCGTACACACCCACGGTGATGGTGATGTCGTGGATGAGCGCGATCAGCGCCGCCAGCGCCATGCGCCACTCGAAGGCGATGGCCAGGTAGATCACCACGAGGACCATGAAGATCGCCAGGCCCTGCCAGGCCTTGTTGGCGATCTGCTCGCCCCAGCTGGGACCGACCAGGTCGGCGTTGATGTCGGCGGCCTTGACGTCGAGGTCCTTGGCCAGCGCCGCCTTGATCCGGTCGGACTTGTCGATGTCCACGCCCGCGATCTGGATGCGCATCGCGTCGTCGCCCAGCTTCTGGACGATCGCGTCATGGCCGGAGGCCTTCTCCGCGGACTCCTCGGCCTGTGCGACCGAGACGCTCGTCTTCGGGGTGTTGAAGACGGCGCCGCCCTCGAACTCGATGCCCATGTTCAGGCCGCGCACCGCCAGGCCGAGGATGGCCGTGATGGTGATCAGTATCGAGACGGCGTACCAGATCTTGCGCTTGCCGACGAAGTCGTAGCCGACCTCGCCGCGGTAGAGCCTGGCGCCGAGATTGCCGAGTTTCGACACCTCAGGCCTCCTTCGGGTCGACAGGGCCAACGGAGGAGCCGGGGGCGCGGCGGGACCGGCGGATCGGGGGCTTGATGCCGAGCCGCTTGGGGTCGAAGCCGGACCACGGGTGACCGCTCGCGAAGAACTTCTTGCGTGCCATGAGCGTCATCAGGGGCTTGGTGAAGAAGAACACCACCACGACGTCGAGCAGCGTGGTCAGGCCGAGCGTGAACGCGAAGCCCTGCACCTTGCCGACCGTGACGACGAAGAGCACGGCGGCGGCGAGGAACGACACGAAGTCGGAGACCAGGATGGTGCGCCGGGCGCGCGGCCAGGCCCGCTCGACGGCGGGGCGCAGCGTGCGTCCCTCGCGGACCTCGTCACGGACGCGTTCGAAGAAGACGATGAACGAGTCCGCCGTGATGCCGATCGCGACGATGGCACCGCAGACCGCGGGCAGGTTCAGCGCGAAGTGAATGGTCGGGCCGAGCAGCGTCATGATCGTGTACGTCAGGGCCGCCGAGACCAGGAGGCTCGCGATGGCGATGAGCGACAGGCCGCGGTAGTACACCACGAGGTAGATCACGACGAGCGCGAGGCCGATGGCGCCCGCGATCAGGCCCGCTTCCAGCTGCTCGCCACCGAGGGCCGGGCTGACCGTGGTGACGCTCTGCTCGTGGAAGGTGAGCGGCAGGGCGCCGTACGACAGGACGTTCGCGAGGTCCTTGGCGGAGTCCTGGGTGAAGCTGCCGGAGATCTCGGCGTTGGAGTTCAGGGTCGTGTTGACGCTGGGAGCCGAGACGACCTCGCCGTCCAGGACGATCGCGAACTGGTTCTGCGGGGGCTGCTGCTGCGAGAGCTTGCCCGTCGTCGCCGCGAACTTCTTCGAGCCGCCCTTGGTGAATTCCATGTTGACGACCCAGGCACCGGTCTGCTGGTTGATCGTCGCCTTGGCCTCGTCGACGTCCTTGCCGTTGACCTCGGCCGGGGCAAGGATGAACTTGTCCCACGTCTTGCCGTCGGGGCTCTTGCCGCAGGCGATGGTGGGCTCGGACGGCTTGACGCCCTTGCCGGCCGCGGCGCGCGCCTTCTTGTCCGTGCAGTCCAGCTTGGTGAACTGCTCCTGGAGCTTGGCGGTGGCCGGGTCCGGGGCGGGCGTCTCGTCCTTCTTCTTGCCGTCCTCACCGTCCTTGGCCTTGCCGGACGGCGTCGGGTCCGCCTTCAGGGCCTCACTGACGGCGCGGCCCTGGGGCGACGCGGAGGAGCTGGGGGAGTTCGCGGCGTCCTTGTCGGTGGGCTTGTCCGTCGCCTTGTCGGTGGCCTTGTCCTTGTCGGTGGACTTGTCCTTGTCCTTCTCCTTGTCCGTCCCGGACGAGGGGGTGTCGGACGGAGTCGGCTCGCCGGGGGCCTGAGTGATCACCGGACGGAAGTAGAGCTGAGCGGTCGTGCCGACCTGATCGCGCGCCTGCTTCTCGTTCGTCCCCTTGGGGATGTTGACGATGATGTTGCGATCGCCCTGGGTCTGGACCTCGGCCTCGGAGACACCCAGGCCGTTGACACGGTTGTTGATGATGTCAACGGCGGTGTTCATGTTGGTCGGGTTGATCGCGTTCTTCTGGCCCGGCTCGTTCCTCGCCTCGAGCGTGATGCTCGTACCACCCGCGAGGTCGATGCCCAGGCGCGGTGTGGTGTGTCCGGAAAGGAACATCCCCCCGGTCAGCGCCACGAGGGCGATCAGGATGAAGACCAGTGCGCGGCCCGGCTTGCCCGGTGCGCTCTGCCTTCGGCCCTTCTTCGGTGCTGCCACCTTCTCGTTCTCCCTGTCCAACCGCCCGGCATCCGGTCCGGCCCCGAACGGTGCGGGGAGGTTCCGGGCGGGCGGCCATGAAGTGGTGTCGAGATTCGGCGCGAAATGCACGTGATCCGGGGCCCGTGGTGCGCGAGCGGCGCGCCCCACGGGCCCCGGCCGTGGCTACTTCGCGTCGGACTCGCCGTCGGTCTTCTTCGGCTGCGCGTCGTCGGCCTCGGCGGCCGCGTCCTTCTTGCCGAGGTCGATGCGCGAGTCGTCGGAGGCGGCGGGCTCGTCGGTCTCGGTCAGGGAGGAGGCGTCGTCCGGAACGACGGGGGTGTCCTCGTCCTCGTTCAGGTCGGCCTCGGTGCCGTGCACGATGCGGTTGTACTCGTCGTCCGCGAGGACGGCACCGATCGCGTTCTTCGCGTAAACCGCGTGGACACCGGGGGCCACCTCAAGGAGGACGGCGTCGTCGTGGACCTCCTTGACGGTGGCGTACATGCCCCCGATCGTGCGGATGCCGGTGCCGGGCTGCATCTCGTTACGCATCTGCGCGGCGGCCTGCTGCTTCTTCTTGGCCGACCGGGTCATCAGGAACATGGCCCCGATGAGCACGATGAACGGGAGGAGGGTCACGATATTCACGGGACGGAGTTTCCTTCGCACGACCGCGCGGGTAAGCGGCC
This window contains:
- the secD gene encoding protein translocase subunit SecD, whose protein sequence is MAAPKKGRRQSAPGKPGRALVFILIALVALTGGMFLSGHTTPRLGIDLAGGTSITLEARNEPGQKNAINPTNMNTAVDIINNRVNGLGVSEAEVQTQGDRNIIVNIPKGTNEKQARDQVGTTAQLYFRPVITQAPGEPTPSDTPSSGTDKEKDKDKSTDKDKATDKATDKPTDKDAANSPSSSASPQGRAVSEALKADPTPSGKAKDGEDGKKKDETPAPDPATAKLQEQFTKLDCTDKKARAAAGKGVKPSEPTIACGKSPDGKTWDKFILAPAEVNGKDVDEAKATINQQTGAWVVNMEFTKGGSKKFAATTGKLSQQQPPQNQFAIVLDGEVVSAPSVNTTLNSNAEISGSFTQDSAKDLANVLSYGALPLTFHEQSVTTVSPALGGEQLEAGLIAGAIGLALVVIYLVVYYRGLSLIAIASLLVSAALTYTIMTLLGPTIHFALNLPAVCGAIVAIGITADSFIVFFERVRDEVREGRTLRPAVERAWPRARRTILVSDFVSFLAAAVLFVVTVGKVQGFAFTLGLTTLLDVVVVFFFTKPLMTLMARKKFFASGHPWSGFDPKRLGIKPPIRRSRRAPGSSVGPVDPKEA
- the yajC gene encoding preprotein translocase subunit YajC; protein product: MNIVTLLPFIVLIGAMFLMTRSAKKKQQAAAQMRNEMQPGTGIRTIGGMYATVKEVHDDAVLLEVAPGVHAVYAKNAIGAVLADDEYNRIVHGTEADLNEDEDTPVVPDDASSLTETDEPAASDDSRIDLGKKDAAAEADDAQPKKTDGESDAK